GTAACACAGGACTTGTTGCCCTTAGACGTGCAGTCTCCACCCCTGGCTGACAGGAGTCCGTATGTGTATGTGAATGGTTACCCATCTGGGCGTGAGAGAAAGACAGAGCTCTGTCCTATGAACAGCTTCTCAGGGGCTGTTATTCAGCACTCTCCTGTGTGATTCTCCTGGGTTTTTGCAGTGTTGGcatgttgggtttgttttctcaaagggctttcatttcaaagtgaaCTTCATGCCAATGTGGTGAAGTTCAGGCACAGGCTGTGGTcacttttttctcatttcattggCGTGTTTTATGTGCTGTGTTTTATAGCTTTGATAAAAAGGGAGACATCCATTATCTGATCAAATGGAAAGATCTGCCATATGACCAATGCACCTGGGAGATTGATGAGATAGACATCCCATACTACGAAAACCTCAAGCTCCTCTACTGGAATCACAGGTAAGGGGCAGCCAGGCAGTGGGACTGGGGCTGGTGTGTACTGTAGCCTGGGGCAGAGttatgcagagctgcagcagcctgcttgGGCTTTGCCAAGTGGTTTGTAGGTGTTGCCCTGTCTGAGCGCACACTGGAACCACTTGCAGGGGCCTCATTACAAAGAGCAGATGCTGAGCACTTTCTGAAAGCTGGGTCTGGATGGGGTCCTTCCTGAAATGCTCCACCAGTCTGGGGCGGCTTTAAATGCAGCCTGCTGGTTGTTTTCCAGCCTATGCTCCCTTTCCCCTCCATATATTCTGCTAGTACTATTTGTGACCTTGCTGTGCTTCAGGGGGAGCTCTGTGATGCTATGCTGACTGTATGTTGTAGGGGGAAAAATCTAATTCTCTGAGATTGCTGTCCTTTATTTTAGATGATGTTGCATGAACTATTGGAAGGGGATAATTAATGCTCCATGAGTGCCCATGGGAACTGAGCCAGAAAAGCTCCTGTGGGGAAAAAGGCAGTAGAGTTTGAGAGGCATTTCTAACCCCTGGCTTGGAAACACGGAGAGGAGTGTCTGTCTGCTTTTTCCTAATGCTTGTTTGCCGTTTCAGGGAGCTGATGCTGGGGGAGGACACACGTCCTCTGAAGAAGCTGaacaagaaggggaaaaagctgaaagaggAGAAGCTAGAGAAGCCTCCGGAAACTCCTCTTGTTGATGTAAGTAAGAATGGTGGGGCCAGAGTGAAGGTGTTGACCACACAGAGGTTGGTCAGTCTGGTAAGGTTCTTTTCCCTAGTTCCTTCAAGGACAGGTTCTTATTTCATGTGAAGCTATGGGGGGTGCCTTTACCCTGTGCACGGGGGATAACTGTCCGTATTCTGGAGCAATGCTTTAGATCCAAGAGGACAGTTCTGAAGGAAGGCGTTTGGGGTCTTCTTTCCCCAAAACTATGCATATGTGACATGCAGAGGGAGAGCTGGACATGTGCTGTGAGAGGCCTTGCAGACATTTCCAGCATGAGGGAAGGGGGCTGCCAGGTGCCATTCTGCTCACATGCtggcctggggctgctgcagtggTGCACAGCAAAGCCTGTCAtgagagcagggctgtggtgtGGACTGTATCTGCACCTGGAGCTGTTGTGTGGTGCTAATCTGAAGAGGGGCATGATTGACTACGGAGAAGCAGGAGAGAGTTGGTTATTGCTTTGTGTCTTTTCCTTCAGCCTACGGTTAAGTTTGACAAGCAGCCTTGGTACATTGATGCCACAGGAGGAACGCTGCATCCTTACCAGCTGGAGGGGCTCAATTGGTTGAGATTTTCCTGGGCCCAAGGCACTGATACGATCCTGGCTGATGAGATGGGACTGGGGAAGACTGTGCAGACCATTGTGTTCTTGTATTCCCTGTACAAGGAGGTGAGCACCCTGTGatggctgtgagctgctcagcccctgGTACAGAGCAAGCAATGTGGGTTTTGTCTCCCTGAGCAGGGTCACTCCAAAGGGCCATACCTGGTCAGTGCTCCACTCTCCACCATCATCAACTGGGAACGTGAGTTTGAGATGTGGGCACCTGACTTCTATGTTGTGACCTACACTGGGGACAAGGAGAGCCGGTCAGTCATCCGGGAAAATGAGTTCTCCTTTGAAGACAATGCCATCCGGAGCGGCAAGAAGGTGTTCCGGATGAAGGTGGGAGCTGAGTCTGTGTGCTGCCTTGGTTTTAACCAGGAGCaagaaggagagagagcagAATTTGACCCAGGGAAGGAAGTTTCTTAGGTCTCTGATCAGCTCTTTTCCAGAGAGCCTGACACTGTTTAGATGTAGAAAACTTATGATGAGCTCTGAAGATTTCTGCCAGGccctcttctgtttctgtagttCCCTGCTTAATTATGATGTTCAGATCTTCTGCTGGCATGATTCATGCATGAGCCTTGCTGCTGATGCCATGCAGTACAGGCAGCCCCTAGTTTTCTCCTTGGCTTAGAACCGATGTCACAAACAGCATCACCAGACATGGAGGTTGtctgcttccctgctgccttctATCCTGACTTTTCTCTTCTGCACCTCCAGAAGGAAGCCCAAATCAAGTTCCATGTCCTGCTCACCTCCTATGAGCTGATCACCATAGACCAGGCGGTGCTGGGCTCCATCGAGTGGGCTTGTCTGGTGGTGGACGAAGCACACAGACTGAAGAACAACCAGTCCAAAGTAGGTGGCAGATGTTTGTAAGCCATTCTTCCAGCCCACTCCTGTAGCTGTTGCCACTCAGCTGATTTGgtgctctgtttttttcctgcctggGAGGCAGAAGATGTCTCCAGCTCGCTCAGGCTGTGCCTGAGGCTGCATTTTGATGGGGTTGTTCTCTTTAATGCCCTCTGGGCATCAGCAGTGATCTGTGTGTCATCCTGACTGGTGGTGCCTGGTGCTGGATGAAGCTTGGGCTGAAGAGCTCTGCTTGCCCCTATGGCAACGAGGATATAACAGAGAGAGGGAACCACTCAATGCAGTCAGGAGCTTCATATGCTTTGTGTTcactgctccagctctgcatgcaGAAGATGCAAGGTTGTTCTAAATGAAGGGAAAACTGCCAGTGTTTAAGTAGAACAcatactgctttgttttgtttatgtgtAAGTGCATAATTACAACTTGATATCACTTGTAAGTTCTTTAGGGTATTAAACAGTTACAAGATCGATTACAAGTTGCTGCTTACTGGGACTCCGCTCCAGAACAACCTGGAAGAGCTCTTCCACCTGCTCAATTTCCTGACTCCTGAGAGGTTTAAGTAAGTTGCACAGATTCCCAGCAGTTTGCTGTAATGGTTCTGTGAATGTGTAATGCAGACTCAGGTTTTGTTTGCATCAAATACTGTTTTGTGGGCCCTGCAGGTAGAGCTTGTCCTCCTGTCAGTCAGGAGATTTGTGGAtgagggctgggagctgccctgctccatCCTCTCTGTGAGGAGGCCGTGGTATTTTGGGGAACTTGTTCAGACCTCCTATTTGCATACTTAATGTAAATTCCCCTTGGCAATCAGCCTGGCTCCCACTCTGCTTAGGAGCACAGGAGTGTTATTACCTCACTGTGTTCAAGTTTTGTGTTCAGGTCCGACAGAAATGAATGTCTTTACCCCAGCATGTCCATTCCACTCAGCACTGTGTGTTTGTGGCTTCTTTCACAGTAACCTGGAGGGCTTTCTGGAGGAGTTTGCAGACATCTCCAAGGAGGACCAGATCAAAAAGCTCCATGACCTGCTGGGCCCCCACATGCTGCGCCGCCTCAAGGCAGATGTTTTCAAGAACATGCCATCTAAGACTGAGCTTATTGTCAGAGTGGAGCTGAGCCAGATGCAGAAGTGAGTGCTGGCATGGTGTTGGGCTGCAACTGGCTTCTGCTTCCCCCATCTGTGGCATGGCAGGGCTTGGCTGGGGTCAGTGGATCAGAGAAAACCCATCTGTGAGAAGAGCTGAAGTCCTGTATGTGCTCCTGGAGAGTGCTCAGCCCCATTCTGGTgggctctgtgcagtgctggctgctctgcagggagcgATTGATGCACGGTGCACTCCTGCCTGCCGTGCCCTGAGCACACCCTGCTTCCTGGGGCTGTGGTACCTTCAGGACCTGACCCCAGTCTGGGGATGCTGAACCAGCACCTAAAGAGAAGTCCCCATACCAGATATCCCTTTTGAAACTCCACTGATATATCTATAGAGTTTACATGCTGTCTGATTTTTGGCAGTCCCATAATGACAGTGTCTGTCCCTTCCCCTTTCATACAGGAAGTACTACAAGTTCATACTAACAAGGAATTTTGAAGCCCTGAACTCGAAAGGTGGAGGGAATCAGGTCTCCCTGCTCAACATCATGATGGATCTGAAGAAGTGCTGTAACCACCCCTACCTTTTCCCTGTGGCCGCTGTGGTATGTGAACTGTGTGCACCATAGAGATGTTTTGCAGTGTAGTGTGTGTGCAGTCTGTCAGTGGGGTTTGTCTCCAGCTGTCTTTGGTTAAAAGTACAGGTTTTGGTGTGCAATTTGATATGGTGTTTGCCTTTGCAATGCATGTGACTTTTTCCATGACTTTCCCCAATGCTTTCCTGAAGAGGTTATAACCAGAATCCTTCACAGGAGGCCCCAGTTCTGCCCAATGGATCCTATGATGGGAATTCTTTGGTCAAGTCTTCTGGAAAACTGATGCTGCTCcaaaagatgctgaagaagTTACGGGATGGGGGTCACAGAGTTCTGATCTTCTCCCAGGTGAGCAGTGGGAAGGGCTGGTGAGGGACTCTGATAAATTACTAAAGGACTTCTTTGTTCTGTATGAGAATTCTGTTAGGTACAGACAGGGATAGATGGAAGATGCCAGCTGATGTCACAGCTGGGCACCCCATCAGTCAGGGGGATTAACTGCATCCTGTTCCTCTCCGGAGAGTACCCATGAAATGTTTGAAACCACTTTTTATCTGCAGATGACGAAGATGTTGGACTTGCTGGAGGACTTTCTGGAGTACGAGGGCTACAAGTATGAGCGCATTGATGGTGGCATCACTGGAGGCCTGCGCCAGGAAGCCATTGATAGGTTTAATGGTAAgtgcttttcctcccttccaggAGTGGCAGTGGGCACTGTGTGCTGGGGCCAAtttgcagcagccagcagaggggTCAGGCGTTGTGGGGGCTGTGTGTATACCTGGAGTGCAGAGTGCTGAAGCTCAGAGCCCTGGCACAATGCAGGGCTGCTCTTGGTGTGTTAAGCCCCTCTGGTTATTTCACACATTAAACTCTGAGCCTGTTAATGACAGGCTGTTTGGCTTGAAAGACtcctgcatttctctttgtggCCTCAGAGCTTCCCTTTCAGACCTGgagctgtattttcttcactAACTAATTTCCAGGGGTTGATGTATTTTTACTCCTTGTCTTCCCTGCCTATTGCTTCTTGGCTTAGACTGGTGGACCCTGATGTTTTATAACTAAAGCACTGTGCTACACCTTTCCAAATAAGCCCAGCTCCCCTTTGTCTCACCTTCTGCCACCTGTGGGTTTGTCTTTCTCAGCTCCTGGtgctcagcagttctgctttctcctctctACCCGCGCTGGTGGTCTGGGCATAAACCTTGCTACGGCTGACACAGTCATTATTTATGATTCTGACTGGAATCCCCACAATGACATCCAggtttattactttttcttttccttccagtacAGTAAGTACCTTTCTGGATGGGCCCCCTGTGCATTCTGCCAGTGAAATGAGCTCTCTCCTCTTGAGAGCTGCTGATGGTTCCTGCAGTTTGCAGGACATAGTTCTGTTCAGGAGCTGTTTGCACACCTCTATTGGCCTTACCTTGGCCTGTCAGCAATGCAGGGGTGGACTGGCCACTAAAACTGGCTTTCTTCCATGAGCTTCTGCCCTTCTCCTGCTGTTTGTCTGCAACCTAGTGTCCCTTCCTGTTCTGGGGACTTTCCACTTGCATTTCCAAAAGCTGTGGTAGATCCTATCTAAGGACTGATCTGCAGCCAGAGGATTCCTAGGAGGAGCTTTTCTGCACTGCCTTCAAGCCTTTCAATTAGGGGCCATGCACGAGGAAGGTGGCCTGCTCTGTAGTcagaggagggggaaggaggagtgTAAAGCCTACAGGTTGGCTCTAAGGAGCCCCTTTTGCtccactgccccatagcagcctgAGATCAGCTTCTGGCTGAGGGGGTCCAAGACTGGGCTGGCTGCAGATGTGCCAACATTGGCTGTTCTGCAGTGATGTTCTCTGCCTGCAGGCATTCAGCAGAGCACACCGCATCGGGCAGAACAAGAAAGTAATGATATACCGCTTTGTGACAAGAGCCTCCGTGGAAGAGCGCATCACCCAGGTGGCCAAAAGGAAGATGATGCTCACCCACCTGGTGGTCCGTCCTGGGCTTGGCTCAAAGTCAGGCTCCATGACCAAGCAAGAGCTGGATGACATCCTGAAGTTTGGGACAGAAGAGCTCTTCAAGGATGATGTGGAAGGTTGGGTCAGGAGGGAgctggagatgctcagagcaaagccaagccctgctggagctgcaggggcTCATTCCTGTGCCTTCCACTTGCAGGCATGGTGTCTCAGGGACAGCGGCTCACCATGCCGGATGCCGTCACCCCTTTCTCTGACACGCTGTCCACCAAAGGGGGTGCAGTGACTCCtggcatgaaaaaaaagcatggtGGCACCCCACCAGGTCTGTAGCCCCTGTTACTGGGATGACTTTGCCCTGTGTCCAGCCTGATCTTGCCTGGCTCTGGGAGCACACAGTgtgatttgctttctgttcccCTTGCTTTGCCCTCCAGGTGACAATAAGGATGTGGATGACAGCAGTGTGATCCACTATGACGATGCTGCTATCTCTAAGCTTCTGGACCGAAACCAGGATGCGACCGATGACACGGAGCTGCAGAACATGAACGAGTATCTCAGCTCCTTTAAAGTGGCCCAGTATGTTGTGAGAGAAGAGGATGGTGTGGTAATGTGATCAGTATCATGTCTTATAATCACATCTGTTTGTATGTCCCTGTTTgtgcttcttcctctgccttttttgTTCCTGTGGGGGTTTCTCTGCAGGGCAGTACTCCTCCCTGCTCATTGCTGATGGTAGCAGTGAtggtgcagccagcaggactGCAATGGCTAAATGTGGTTCTGACCTATTGTGACCTATCGCTCTTCTGGTACTTGGTTCTGTTCTTCTGAAGGCTGCTATTCTGAATACTGGGAGCAGGGCACGGTGCTGCTCATGCATTGTGCTGCTGTCATTTATTCTCCCTGTAGCTAACAGACTTCCTTCAGCTGTCTCTCAAGCTGATAGTGGGCTGCTATTCAGGGCAATCTCTGTGGATCTGTGATTGTTCCCTGGATGTGAGCACAGGCCGGATGGCAGTGTTCTCAGGAGCTATTTCTAGGTATAGGTGGCTGACTGGGAGGTTGTCTCAGCCCTTTGATAACCGTGCACTGAGGTCAGTGCATTTGGGTGAAAGTGAGACTCTGTGTACATGCATGTAGAGCAGGGTGAAGGAGGCACACCACTGGGTGGTCAAAGCATGTCTGAACATCTTGCTTACCAGCAAGTGTCTCAGTGccctccttccatccctctTCCCTAAAGCTCAGTAGAAGACGCACAGCAGTGTGGTGCAGGGAGGTCTGCAGCTCTCTTGTCTCAAGCCtttttggtttcctttctttgcagGAGGAGGTGGAACGTGAGATCATCAAACAAGAGGAGAATGTGGACCCTGACTACTGGGAGAAGCTGCTGCGGCACCActatgagcagcagcaggaagatcTGGCCAGGAACttggggaaggggaagagaatcCGCAAGCAGGTCAATTACAATGATGCCTCTCAGGAGGACCAAGGTATGGCTTTGACTGCTTGGCTCAGGTCTGGGAGCAGgctctgtgatttttgtttccttttggcCTGTAACTGGGAAAGAATTGAGGAGAAACCTGACTGTGGGCAAAGTATTTAaaactggtttgtttttttattttctgtgaaggaAACTAATAATAATGGAAAAGTTGAGTCTggtttcctgtttatttctgggTCTTTCTCTCTGGCTACCTGGGACTGGATGCTGGGGGCAGTGTCAGGGCTCCTGTTGTCCCCTTGAGGCAAGCTTGCAGGGTTCTCTCTCCTGACCTTGTCTCCTTGTGGTCTGCAGAGTGGCAGGACGAGCTCTCTGACAACCAGTCTGAGTACTCCATTGGCTctgaggatgaagatgaagacTTTGAAGAAAGACCAGAAGGTCAGAGTGAGTTAATGGACTTGATAATCTACAATGTCCTCTGCAGGAACTTCAGTGATAGCCTGTGATTTGGGGTGGGCTGGCACTCAAATGCAGCAGGGAGGTCTGAGCTGAAGAGACTGCCTTGCTTCTGGGGAGGCATTCTTTGCCCTGCTGGGTGAGGCAGTTCTCAGCACAGGGAGCATGACTTGCTGGCTAATGTAGGGCTTTGGTCTTGTCCTTGTGGTAGCAGTATCTGGTCTTCAGTGCCTCCCCTGGCATGAGGAGGCCACGTGAGTGAAAGGGCACTCTGAACAACCCTGACTGCCGCTGTGTGCAGGTTCCACTCCCATTGGGAAGGGTTATGGGAAGCTTAGGGCACAGGGGTTGATCAGCATTAGGTCTTTGGCCATCCCTCTGTTGGCTGGGCACGTTTGTTACATAGGTTGTATGACTGCAGGTGGCAGAAGACAATCACGGAGGCAGCTGAAGAGTGACCGGGACAAACCTCTCCCTCCTTTGCTGGCAAGAGTTGGGGGGAATATTGAAGTGAGTGTCAGCACTGGCCAAAGCATGTCCCTTGTCTGTCTGGTCCGGtttgtgctgctcttcagcatcaGTCCTGGCTCAGGACCTGTAGCAGCTGTGAGGCTCTGAGATGTCATCATTTCTGAGGCCTCCCaacctctgctccctgcaggttCTGGGGTTCAATGCCCGGCAGCGCAAAGCCTTCCTGAACGCCATCATGCGGTGGGGAATGCCGCCCCAGGATGCCTTCAACTCTCACTGGCTGGTGAGGGATCTGCGAGGGAAGAGTGAGAAAGAGTTCAGGTACTGTGATCAGGCATGAAGATGCCTGTGAGGCGTTCATCTCAAACTGCTCCATGATGCCATGTGCTGGAGGGCAAAACTCTGCCCTTGGCCGCTGGTGAAAACAGGCACTGCGGGTGCTCAGCAGGGAGCTCTTGGTCCAAGCTAGAGCcagctcttgctttctttccacaGGGCTTATGTCTCCCTGTTCATGCGACATTTGTGTGAACCTGGAGCTGATGGTGCAGAGACATTTGCAGATGGGGTCCCACGGGAAGGTCTTTCTCGCCAGCACGTGCTGACTCGGATCGGAGTTATGTCACTAGTAAGGAAGAAGGTGGGTGAGTAAAATCTTACATGTGCCCTTCAGGTACGTTCTGGATACCTGGGGGTTTTGTTAGCTGCTGAATGCCTCCTTGCCAGAGATCCCCTTATTGAATCTCCAAGGCTTGGTGCACGGCCACGTCTGTGGTATTTCAGTGATGTAGGTCAGCTGGAGGTAGAAGTGCTTGGTTGGCAAAAAATCGTGgcaaaatcacatttttaactTCTAAAAAATTCCTGGATTTAtagttcttttcatttcagatgggACTATTACAGTAACCTACTCAGACCTCCTATACTGTACAGGCCAGAGACTTCCACTTGCCAAGTCTTGCATTGTGTCCAGCATCTTGTTGAACCAAAGCATGTCTTTCAGAGAGATGTTTGGGCTTGATTTGGGACTGAATAACTGTTGGTCATGTTGCTAATCCCAGGCATGTGCTGAGCCCCGAGGATACTGGCAGTTAAGTGTATGGAAGAATCCTCAGCTGTCTTGTTTAGAGGATCTCCCCATATGTTGACAAGTGCAGCACTCAGAGTTGTCCCAGGAAGACCATTAGATGATCATAGCAGTAGTTCCAGTGTAGCAGTGGGGAAGGGCAGATGCTGGGAGTGATGGCACCTGATTTTGCTGTGTCTGGAGCATCAACTGTTACTCTGCTGGGTGTGGAGAGTGACAAATTGCAGCCTAGGGAACGGGGTGTGCAAGAGAGACTCTGTGAAAGAGAGGAGTGGAGAGGAAGCAAGGAGCATTTTGATGGAGGCATGATGGGTCCAGGACTGTGAACTCACTGCATGAGCACCCCCAGGGTGCAGCTCACCCTGCATGCCTGCCAAGGCTTCACATGGGCACCAGCACGGTCACTCGCATGCTGCCCTTCTGCTACTCACACAGTCTTAACTCAGTACCTCTCCCTTAAGTCTGcaaagccagcacagctgcagtggaCTTGCTGGGGCATGGGAGGCTTTCTGTGTGCATGTGGGCAGAGCAggactgctgctggaggtgctgccctgcaaagcagcagggcATGGGCAGTAGCACCTGCTGCCCAGCAAAGTGTGCCACATGGGGTGGTGGGTGTAGGAGCACCTCTGGATGGGGctggcctgctgctgctctgttgctgGCCGCTGTGTTTGACTTGCTGTTGTGTGTCTGCCCCAGGTGCAGGAGTTTGAGCATGTCAATGGGAAGTACAGCACCCCAGACATGATTCTGGAGGGCCCGGAGAGCAAGAAGTGCAGTGAGATGGTTTCTTCAGATCCCAACACCCCTGTCCcagccagcccagcacacaTACATGCAGGACCTCTTGCCCTTGCAGGTAAATGCACAATGCCCTGGTTGTGGCTTTGGTCTACCTTAGGAAGGGAGGTGGAACAGGACACCAGAAAGTTTTGCAGGTATCTGGCACTGTGTCCTTGGCACAATGGGATTCCTGTTTGTAGCTTCCTTGCTTTACTTGTGTTACAGAAAAAACAGACCCACCACTCGGATTCCAGGAGGAAAAGGACCAAGTGGAGCAGAAGTCCAGGAGAGCATCTGACAGCCAGGTAGGGGGGTCATGAACCTGTGCCcgcagtgctgccctgcagactgcagtgctgtagtAATGGTGTTTCTtgggagatgctgcagcatTCCTCTGCAAGCAAATCACATCCCTCTGGCTGCTGTGCTAATCCAGTGTGGGTGCTTCACGTTAAGGTGCCTGGAAGCACTGAGAAGGTGGAAAGTGAGGAGTGCCAAGAAAActgtgaaagcaaagagaaactgaaggaagagaaacaagaagagAGTGAAAAGGCTGAGCCTTCTCCTGAGCCCCTGGGGAAAGGTGAGTCTCTGTGGCTCAGAAGAATACAGGCTTCATTCTGAGCAGCATCTGGGACATCTGTGAGGGCTCTGACAGTTACAGTGACATTGATGTGTGCTGGGGGATTTCTTCAGCTCAAGGTGCATAGACACAGAGTGTGCACTGTGACAGCCTCAGTGCTCCTGACAGGCAGATACTCTCTGCTGGGAAACTCTGGCACTTGCTGCtggcttctcttctccaaattGCAGTGGAAAACTTGGATGTCACAATGTCCAGTAGGAGTTCCTGAGAAAGGCTTCCTGTTGGACTTCCAGATTGCTGTCTAGATAATGACACGACATTATCACAGATGTAATCTACACTGTAATATTAAAGCATTAGTTTAGTATAATCtacaaattaaatgtaaaataagttGTGAGAAATGCTTGTGCACAATACAGTCACTTTACCCTGAAAGTTACAGTCAATCCATATCTGTTATTTCCTGAAGAGCGTTTTACATGTTATGCTTTTCTCAGAGTCCTGTTCCCTTCTGCAGATGAGGGTActcaagaaaaagagaagactttGGAAAAGCCAGAGTCCAACAGCAGTCCTGGCAAAGGGGAGGACAAAGAAGTCAAGCCAGGTAAAGTGCCAGGAGGCTTTGGGGAGAGAAGTGGTGCAAGgtgccctgctgggcagggtcAGTGACTCAAGGCAAGTGTCTGGGGGTGGCACAGGGCACTGCCTGTGCTTGCTATGAAAAcatcaggagctgctgggggaggcAGGTGGGTGGGAGGTGGGGCTGGTGGCTTCTCCAGCAGTGACTTTAGTGGGGACTTCCCCTTGCAGCTGGGAGGGCAGTGGTAGCAGCAGCCGCTCTGATGGCTGAGTGAGTTTGGGCAGGTGTGATTTCCTGTGTTTGCCCAGCAGAGGATACCAGGGTGGAAGAGAAGGAGCAAAATGAGACTCAGCAAAATGGTGACAAAGAAGAGGAGGACGGAAAGAAGGATGACAGAAATGTGAACTTTAGATTCATGTTCAACATTGCTGATGGAGGCTTTACAGGTAGAAATGAGAGATGAGCCATTGGTTACTCCTGCAGAGCTTCTCCATAAAGCTCTGTACTGAGCGCTGTTCCTGTGGCTCCCTGGGCCATCTCCTTGCTCGCCCCGcatgctgtgcccagcagccctgctggctgACCAGGCtgtctctcttctgtttctgcagagctgcacacgCTGTGGCAGAATGAGGAAAGAGCTGCCATCTCCTCCAGCAAGATCTATGACATCTGGCACCGCAGACATGACTactggctgctggcagggatTGTCACGTACCCTTTGGCTTTGTGGGTGATGGCCTCCCCGTGCCAGGCGGagggggctgtgctgtgagggcATTGGggagggaggtgatggagcagGGAAAGGGGCTGGAGATGTGTTGCTGAGAAATGCTGCCTGCTGGCTGGTTCTTGCCTTGACgctccctctgctgcagccacGGCTATGCCCGCTGGCAGGACATCCAGAACGACCCACGCTACGTGATCCTGAACGAGCCCTTCAAGTCAGAGATACACAAAGGGAACTACCTTGAGATGAAGAACAAGTTCCTCGCCCGGCGCTTCAAGGCGAGTTGCAGGTTCAGGGCTGGTGAGTCCTTAGTGGTGGCTCAGAGCAGAGCCCCACAGCGAGGTGGAGCGGAGCAGGAGGCGGCAGATGTTTGTGAGACATCAGTGGCAGCGAGGCAGCGCCCTGaggggcagggctggagcagcaggagcacttGCTAGCTCCAGAATGTGGCACATGgacagggcagtgctgtggaaGATGATACAAACCCAGGAGCTGTGGGGTCGGATGGATGGGGAGGGTGGTGGCATGTGGGTGGCACTGGCTCACATGGGCACAGGGTCTGGTCCTGATCCATTGCTCTCCTGTgcctcccagctgctggagcaggccCTGGTGATAGAGGAGCAGCTGCGACGGGCAGCGTACCTGAACATGACGCAAGACCCCAGCCACCCGGCCATGGCATTGAACGCCCGGCTGGCTGAAGTGGAGTGCCTTGCTGAAAGCCACCA
The nucleotide sequence above comes from Coturnix japonica isolate 7356 chromosome 21, Coturnix japonica 2.1, whole genome shotgun sequence. Encoded proteins:
- the CHD5 gene encoding chromodomain-helicase-DNA-binding protein 5 isoform X3; protein product: MRGPSGGEELLDEQDNDEDVSEEDDGVLEGLEEFFAEEQVAVQKKKKAKKLKDGKVAKIKRRKKEGSNDEISDNDEEIEEKSESEGSDYSPNKKKKKKLKEKKEKKTKRKKKDEEEEEDDGGLKEPKSSAQLMEEWGLDDVDYIFSEEDYHTLTNYKAFSQFLRPLIAKKNPKIPMSKMMTVLGAKWREFSANNPFKGSSAAAAAAAVAAAVETVTVAPPLAASPQQPALPPVIRKAKTKEGKGPGVKKKIKSSKDGKKKGKGKKMVGLKFRFGGIPSKRKKGSSSEEEEREESDFDSASINSSSVRSECSAGLGKRGKRRRKKKRIEEGDGYETDHQDYCEVCQQGGEIILCDTCPRAYHMVCLDPDMEKAPEGKWSCPHCEKEGIQWEPKEEEDEEEEGGEEEEDDHMEFCRVCKDGGELLCCDTCPSSYHLHCLNPPLPEIPNGEWLCPRCTCPPLKGKVQRILHWAWKEPPAPLPPALPVPDAELALPLPKVLEGIPEREFFVKWAGLSYWHCSWVKELQLELYHTVMYRNYQRKNDMDEPPAFDYGSGDEDSQREKRKNKDPHYAKMEERFYRYGIKPEWMMIHRILNHSFDKKGDIHYLIKWKDLPYDQCTWEIDEIDIPYYENLKLLYWNHRELMLGEDTRPLKKLNKKGKKLKEEKLEKPPETPLVDPTVKFDKQPWYIDATGGTLHPYQLEGLNWLRFSWAQGTDTILADEMGLGKTVQTIVFLYSLYKEGHSKGPYLVSAPLSTIINWEREFEMWAPDFYVVTYTGDKESRSVIRENEFSFEDNAIRSGKKVFRMKKEAQIKFHVLLTSYELITIDQAVLGSIEWACLVVDEAHRLKNNQSKFFRVLNSYKIDYKLLLTGTPLQNNLEELFHLLNFLTPERFNNLEGFLEEFADISKEDQIKKLHDLLGPHMLRRLKADVFKNMPSKTELIVRVELSQMQKKYYKFILTRNFEALNSKGGGNQVSLLNIMMDLKKCCNHPYLFPVAAVEAPVLPNGSYDGNSLVKSSGKLMLLQKMLKKLRDGGHRVLIFSQMTKMLDLLEDFLEYEGYKYERIDGGITGGLRQEAIDRFNAPGAQQFCFLLSTRAGGLGINLATADTVIIYDSDWNPHNDIQAFSRAHRIGQNKKVMIYRFVTRASVEERITQVAKRKMMLTHLVVRPGLGSKSGSMTKQELDDILKFGTEELFKDDVEGMVSQGQRLTMPDAVTPFSDTLSTKGGAVTPGMKKKHGGTPPGDNKDVDDSSVIHYDDAAISKLLDRNQDATDDTELQNMNEYLSSFKVAQYVVREEDGVEEVEREIIKQEENVDPDYWEKLLRHHYEQQQEDLARNLGKGKRIRKQVNYNDASQEDQEWQDELSDNQSEYSIGSEDEDEDFEERPEGGRRQSRRQLKSDRDKPLPPLLARVGGNIEVLGFNARQRKAFLNAIMRWGMPPQDAFNSHWLVRDLRGKSEKEFRAYVSLFMRHLCEPGADGAETFADGVPREGLSRQHVLTRIGVMSLVRKKVQEFEHVNGKYSTPDMILEGPESKKCSEMVSSDPNTPVPASPAHIHAGPLALAEKTDPPLGFQEEKDQVEQKSRRASDSQVPGSTEKVESEECQENCESKEKLKEEKQEESEKAEPSPEPLGKDEGTQEKEKTLEKPESNSSPGKGEDKEVKPEDTRVEEKEQNETQQNGDKEEEDGKKDDRNVNFRFMFNIADGGFTELHTLWQNEERAAISSSKIYDIWHRRHDYWLLAGIVTHGYARWQDIQNDPRYVILNEPFKSEIHKGNYLEMKNKFLARRFKLLEQALVIEEQLRRAAYLNMTQDPSHPAMALNARLAEVECLAESHQHLSKESLAGNKPANAVLHKVLNQLEELLSDMKADVTRLPSMLSRIPPVAARLQMSERSILSRLTTRGGEPPVQQIYNSSFGPNFRGPGPGGIVNYSQMPLGPYVTDI